tctcacggcacagcaaacgctcaaacatacgtctcacatcctcgttacaccacggttttattttcttgcgactaagtgtggagataagactgcttggagcaggatggaaaggggggacgtcttgaggtaggagcccagactcgccgcacccatggtacagcagaccacgcgtgcggcacaatacggcgtgggaggcgagatcaaggcgatcaaggcacaagtaatccggtgggggtgggttgggagtcagcgacgcgaacacaacacaaactataccgcttcGACaagacggcaatgtaggtagcgCATGTTAATCCATGGgaactcgcagcaagagtctggtgggcatCCCAAGATCCTTCCCGCCTAGCTATGACCGCAgcggacggccacgctgccaccaacaacacgccacagtcgtcggaggcgctgaggaatgcaGAGTGCGTTCTAGGAGACGCGCATTGCCCTGAAATCCACTGCCGCGAACGgtgcctggaagagcgtcattatggcgtagggccgtgaagctgcgcaaaggaCTTGCGATGCAtcgcgcgccgctgcatcagttccaaaaggaattatgtgggcacacCGAGGTGCGCGGGAATGCTGCtgtgaatccgcagctacgaagtccACTACAGCCCAGTTATGAGAGCAAGAGTGCctcgcgctggggcttgcgcgcgtgCAGCTAGAGGCTGCGCGAATGCGTGTgtgcaagatggcttccgtccagcaaGGAAGCCGGgtgagcgacgggaggccattactgtgcctctgctagacagcggcgcaacgaggactgctggtagttgagagagagagagaaaaaaactttattgggaatatatatggaggaagtatgagagggacctgaagggaccctcccttacaaacactaggtgggctcctcgttacaggagcccattggcctccagggctgctcgggctcggacgactagggccttttggctcgttaggtcggagcagttgagcagggctgcctcccagtcctccggggtggggttgggtttggagTATAGGcacggggttgactggcatgcccacaccatgtggtagatatccgaggagttctcctcacagtgtgggcattttccagtgcaagcgggatcaaagaatttcagaactgccgggcacagcagagttttggtgaagagacggagtagaatgtgttcctccgtcttagtgaggtccttgcatggcttgggaaagattgaatgttcagattggtaaagttgtgttatttccttaaaggtaaaGACGGGCTTGGGATCGGGATCCGCTACGGTAGTGTTAGAAGGCGTTGTTACCCGGacagtgagcgcgcgggcggaggcatctGCCATTTCATTGCCTTTGAGTCCTAGATGAGCGGGAGCCCATAATATCGTTCGGGGAGCGGGGGCCCCGGGAtagtcactgttttgaagaatgcggtaagctaggaaatgaatgtatccctgttcaatgtttcgacaggcccctctcgagtcagtaatgatgacccgcgagtcccggtctgcggcggctagcgcgatagcggcctcctccgcatgagttatgttttgagctcggaacgtaagtccgttcaccgtagctttcttgtgtacgactgcggccgtgtaccaccccccacggtgggggccggaggcgtccacgtaaaagactccgcgtttgtcaccgtagtggtaggctagagattccgcccgcgcgaggcgtcTGCCACTATGGTCTTCCTTTGACATTTTGGCCGGGAGAGGTCGCACGTTCAGGGCGAGTCTCCAAAACTCGGGGACACGTGCGAGCTCATCCACGAGTGTTGTGTGATGGCGAATGTGCATTCGGGCTAGTACGCGGCGACCCGATGGCATTTTAGTTgaagatgcctgcagggaccgccgctacgtgttgaagttggaaacattttaaaagacgggcacgttggcgaccgccgcttccggcggcgcgatgaaaaggcaaagcgccgtcgcctgcctgtctgcagcatggagccgactgtccacgagagagatgcggggttaacTGCTTCTTTCCGCTGGTTGAAagaaactgtttgatctctcaaaacggcgagtgagAGAGCAAAGCCTTCTCTCCCCACAGCTTTTGgcgcgagagagagaggaaagagagcgaggagtcaatttgtattttttgttgagaagcattggtcccgaaacgttctcCCCGGtgacctttctgggaccaaaatgctatggttcgtttttgtttctgcttaacagtATCTAAAAAACGTTCCTAGACCCTTAGTGGGAGCcctgcccttttgcttgtgtttctatgtcctgcctctacggtctGGAAATGTTAtgtaaatgttgtactgggactgggacattccatcctttctgggcgcacatggggaggtacgttgtttgctgggtaaTGGAAGTGTGTTACTTCATGCATACCTAGCCATATATGTGCTTTAGCAGTTGGTTCCGCACACGTTGGACGACGTGAAGAATGTCACACATAAAATGAAGGCACTTCCCCTCAGGTAGACAAGGATGTTGAATCTTGTGACAAGGGGATGCACTGTTATCACTGATCCCCATGTGCTGCCACAATGAACGATTATTTCCAGCACCATATCGCTTACCACCGATATTAGAGTCGCTCCATACTTGTGCACTTGGATAACTGCCTCCAACACAAGCTGCGCCAAAATGTTTCCAGGTGCAGCTCATTTCGTTGCAAAGGTCGATCGCTATAAGTTGCACCCAGTTTTCAAGCACAGGCACAAACATAAGAACAAGAGCATGGTCCGCAAGCTCTGTGCTTCTTTCTGAAATGTCACCGTAATGGACAAAGCCGTCAATCTTAATATGTCGACTTGCTGAAGTTGCACGCCTGGCGCAGTTTTATTTCAACTAAAATCAGAGTGCCAAATCCCTGGCTACCAACTATACCACCTAACTGCTTTTCTATTGCTTCCAAACAAATGTAGATGAACCCAAACTTGCAAGTTATGCCTTTAAGGACTTGAGTTAGACGACTCAAGGCAGAGGCATCATCTTCATGTCATAAATAAGCCTGTATAAGCTCGTGGGCTGGCTGCCCTCAGCATTATACAGTTTAACAACCACTCAGCATTGTAGCGCATGTCACATGCTGACTGATTTTTAGCTACTTAATAATGTCATGAACGCCAGGCGCTGCAGAGGTGGGAGATCAACCAGTGCTCTTTCAAATCCTTGATCTGTAACCTTTGAGAGCGATACTTTCAGTTCCACGACCTCGCTCTGTTTTTTTTCCCGCACGGTAGTTGCTCGGCAAGCTTTCCTCTTCAGGTTCTGAAGCTTCTAGCCGTTTATATAGGTGCTGCCGTTTTCTTCCTCGCGCGCACCTGTCTTCGCAAACGCAAGCAACGCGCACAGATTGGCTCCTTcgaaaaaacataacagagttTGTGATTAACAGCTTCCGACTTCGTCGGCTGTTCATCAAGGTTTGTATTTACCCCTGCACAGATATTGCCATCTGTTTTCACCAGAACGTTTACAAGGTCAGTGACAGAAGCTACAGTTTTGAACAGCTGCTTGTGCAGCTTGTTGTAGCCGTTCACGAAGCAGCTACCATCTTCTTCGACGACAACAGCTTGGGAATCACTAGACGGCTTAATTGCCGCTAGCTTGCTGCAGTAGAAAACTGCGCACACCTTCCCAGTCATTTCGTGTTGCGCAGTCCGTACATGGTAGAGTCGCAGTCGCCAGGTCACCAATCGTCAGTGCAGTCGACGTAGTACTCGTTTCCGCCGAGCGGGAAAGAGGCATATCAGCTCATCCGGGATGACTCCCTCTACGCAAGGCTCGCCTGTGGAGGACGTACTGTCGCTGCATGCAAGGATCTTCACACTTATCAGTCGATCTGCATGACAGCACGCGTTTTTGGTGACTTTCGCCTGTATTTCACAATTTTCGGCTTTGAGAATCGGTCTGGAAGGCCGGGAAAGAGTCGAGGGACGGCACTGGGCACTAGCGCCCAGTTCCCACGTGGAATTCGGACCTCTAGCCCGTTCACAACAAATGTACTCCTTTAATACCTTCATACTCAAAATGACGCTCACATATCTTAGACGTGTGAGAGAGCCATCTGTCCTTACGATGCAACATCTGCTCCCACCTTTTAAATTCGCTTTCATCGTGAGGCGGTTTGAAAAAATGATGACCGGTGGCATCGTTTCTAATGCCACTTGTGCAGCCGGGCGCAAAGCAGGATGGCGTGTTTACCTCTCGCTTGAAGTCACCAAGTGCATATATTTCACAACAAATACGTTTTCAAAACTCTAACAGCACCATCAAACGAAAAACAAGCTTGAAAAGCTGACTAACCTGTCGTAACTGCAGCGAGCGAAACTCCAGCGACAGCATACGATGTATAAAAGCAAGACTGCAGCGCTACTAGTTCCCGCGACCGCCACTTTAGCCTCCTTCCGAGTGGAGCTGCGAAACTGAAACTGTTTAAGAACGTTGAAGCTAACTGAATCTGTGCATGTTTCTATTTAATACAGGGGCATTCAAACTATGCATATAATATAACAAATGTGCGAGTAGCACAACTGCAAGGGATCATTACTCCCGACAGCATTAGCTTTTGTTACCAGACATCACTAATGGCTTGCCATATCATGTATATTTCCGTCATGGCACATTTTCGACATAGATACCAACGATTGTGTTACAGAGCGCACGCATATAAAAATGCTTTATGCAGGTCTGCCGGCACCGCGGCTTGTTTATCCTCGGCTGCTCCAGGAACGTTCCACGGAAGGCAAGATGGTAGTGCACATACACGACTCCTTGACGCTGAACTTGGAGCAGGCCTCCGTTGCAGCGCCGGAAGTTCATGTGCATGCACAGGAAGACGGAAATCCAGTGGAGCATGTGGTAAATAAGAATTTTCGCAGCGTTTTCATAAACATAGCCTGCCTTGTTAATGTTTTGGGCTTTTCGGAGGTATTCGCCCCTCCCCTGATATTGCATCAGTCTTTACGCAACGCCGATATCGCAACGCTGAGGACTGTTGGGGCTTATACATCCGTAAGGTTTCACAGGGTTTGAGAAGGGTCAAAAATTATCTCCTTATGGCAGTAACGAGTCAAGTGCAATAAACATTATGGTTGAGCACGGACCCTAATCTGAATTATGTTTTTTCTCTCTAGTCGGCGAAGACGAGAAAGCCCATCAGGCATTCACTCCGTGACAAGTAAGGCCATATGGGCTCTAGCTATGCGCATTTAATAACTCATCAAGCCGAAAAAAGTTTTGTAGAAGCAGCGAAAGCAGAACACAGTGAATGCAGGCAAATTACTCTTTTCTTGACTCCGTAGCTTTTGGGTGAATTGAGTGAACTGCAGTATATTTATCAGATTCTTAATTTTATATGGCAAGCAGTGTTAATAAATGCGAATATTTTGTCGCGCGTACAGTTCCCTTCACTATTTAGGGATTTCATGGAGAACCCTAGAATGAGCGCCCTATACACTTTCTATCCATGGGTCTAATTTTTACTGTTTTCTCGAAACAGCTGTCCACTGTTTCTTTACACCCTGTCTTTAAAATTAATTTTATGAAGACTTTGATGCCTTTCCAAAAGCGAAATGCCACTTTCCGATAGCAGCCACAATCGTATATTATTATTTTCCGCATTGAATACTGTTTGCTTGCACTGCAGTGTTGCCGTGTTGCGTAATCAAGTGTTCTCTAATTTATTCGAGGAAAAAATTGGGTTTTGAATAATAATCGCCACTGGAGTCTATAGTAAGATACAAAACAATGACTTGCCATTCTGATAGTGCACACTGACAATTCATTCACCAATCTGTCATATTTTACTTTCAGTACAAAGGAAGCGATATAAATAGAAACCTTTACGAAGACGAGCACCATATGGCAAGTGTCTCCTTGATGCACGACGGCAGCAGCCTCCAAATGGTATGAACACGTAGCGCATTTCTTACTACGAACACCGCTCTTTCTCTCTGCATCGCCTTTTGTAAAAATAATATGTGCGATTTTATTGTGCGATGCATTGTATAGCTCCTAACTGTCGCATACCTATAGCTGTCTCAGCTAAATATACCAACCTTTCAAAAAACAGCGGCTGTCCTAGCCCAGTGAGCCATCTGAGATTTGTCGAGTCGCCTTGCTTTCTATGCAGTATTTTTGTCGTTCTCCAAACTTTAAGAATTATTAAATACTAATTAGCAAAAACCACCGCAGTgactcagtgcttatggcgctcggctactgatccgaacgatccgggtttgatcccagccgtgGCAGATGGTgacgaaattctataggcccgtctactgtgcgatgtcagtgcacattaaacaacccctggcgatcgaaatttccggagcccttcactccggtgtccctcatagtttgagtcgctttaggacacTCAACCCTTAGAAGTATAAACCATAAAATTAATTAGTAAAAATTTTAATTACTGCCTCAGAATCCAAGTGTTACCACAGACGTTGTAGAAATCTGTAGGTCGTAATGTAACACAGCTGACTGAAAAGTTTACTCCAAACTACCATGTACGTAAAATAATTCTTTACTGGTCTTATATGATAGCTAGCATAATAAAAAATAAGCTTCCACGCGGCAATGGTGGCGCTTCAAAGTCCCGAGGCGCGCCTCAGAGAACGAAATCCGCTTTTTTCTTGAGTGCCCTTCTCGATGAGCCTTTGCCCACAAACTGGGGCACAGATGTAAGCCAGCAGCCGGTCACGTGATAGCCTTAAAGTCCAATCGAAGTCCAATAAATAAAGCCACATATATTGTACCTCAATTAAAACAGCACTGGTAGCTGTTTTCTCCAGGCGATCTACAACTTTTGTATTGAcacttttatgcgttgcatattgcaatcactcagctcagcccttgggcgcggccgggcagccaccaaaccacgtgacgtgacgtcacgacagccggaggaaaagctgggccccaactagcgcggtcgcgcgcggccgcagccaccacctgactcccgctcctcccgctaggggcgctgcgccggcgcgtgacgtcacggaggaaaagctgggccccaactggcgcggtcgcgcgcggccgcagccaccacctgactcccgctcctcccgctaggggcgctgcgctatgattgacgtcacggcatacgtataaaagagctgcgctccttcgccgggacagtcttacaCCCCAGTCATACGGGCATTtagagggccctcgaaccgatagtctatcgactcaaaggcgatcgagcgctgctatacgggcagtttcaatggcgatcgagtcaatagcctatcgagtcaacggagcagcacggaactccatcgagatatgcaacgcattcttggcttaaccaagctaagcctggccattttttttcttccagacaATAAATTAAAAGTCAGTCTTTTGTAGTTAATgaactttgaagaacgaaaaaatactgcagactaggccacaCAACCTTGAACAACCCGCAGTTGATTACTCTGGGTTAAGACAATCCGCCTCGTTAGAAAGCTTGGTTatatttagctgggacacctgatAAACTATTCGAAGGACGGCCGCACTCCAAAACAAATGCCGAAAACATTATTTTATCACATATCGGCACATACCGCTTGAACGCTGTCATGAGATTCTTTTAGTTCGCTAGTCTTGTGGGTCCACTGGAAAAGGTTCAGGAGTTACGGCTCATGACGTCTTTCGTGCGCCTGATCGCGTGTGTGATGTCCTTTACCTTCAGGGACATACATTACTTAGGCATAAGCGTACACTCTTGACCAAAAGTCTCGAGGCCTCAAGGTTCTGGGTGGCGCTCGGCAGTAGAGCACTTGCAATGCCGCAGGAGTTAGAGGGACGGTTACCTGAGGAATCCAGAGCTTCGGAGCTTTAAGGGTGGCATACAATGGAGTGCTGCTGTACAGTGTCCAAGAGCGAACCCTTTTCCCTGCAATTCTTTGACGGATACGGTACACCCCTATGACAGCGAAATGTCTGGACTGCGTGGTGGTTTTGCGAAGCTATCGCTTCGAAAAAGAAGCGATGAGGCACGGGAGAGTGAAGAACACGGATTACCTAGCGTCCCTCAACATCGATGTCGATGGGCATGACACACAGAACCGACAGGGCCAAGACGAATGAACGGAATCGATGCGGTCCTGTGATTAAGGTTGACTCATTTTCGACCCGTTTGTACATGACCTACAGAACTCGGCAATACTCATGTACGGGGTGCTTACGTAATTCCCGGGTCTTTCagtatttttggttttgtttggtttggtttatgggggtttaacgtcccaaagcggctcaggctatgagagacgccgtagtgaaggactccggaaatttaggccacctggggttcttaaacgtgcactgacaccgcacatcacacgggcctctagaattttgcctccatcgaaatttgaccaccacagccgggatcgaacccgcatctttcgtgtcagcagccgagcgccatagccactgagccaccgcggtggttttTCAGCATTTTTGAAGATCATGAACTTTACTCCGAAGTTTGGTTCGTTGCAAAAGCAGCCGCAGGGTGCGCCACGGCCTACAAAGGAGCAGCGAGCATTACTTTTTTCCGGTAGAGTATGGTGTACTTGTTGCATAAAAAAACTTGCTTCGGCTCATGCTATTGTTTTATCATTTAATAATTAAGTGAAATAGAAGCGAACGCCGTCTCCGTTAACACTTCGGTTGGCGTGGCCTGCTTGACGCTTATAATAAGCAATGAGTGTTGTGAGCTGTGCCAACGGCTGACTTCTTGTTAGTGATCGTCTGGCTGCTGCTACGACACCTGTGATGCTTTCTTCTAAAGTAGAAACACGGGTTAAACGTGCCGAATGCTCATTATTCTGCAACATCCATGTGACGATAAGGCAAAGGTCACGTTTGCAGACGGCACTCATTCGATTCGTGCTGCGCACGTGTCTGTCGCATGGCTGCAAAGGTGCTTTATTGTTCTGCACATTGAGTACTAGCCGACGTGTGCTCTTAACCCAACCTTTATTGCGTGACTAAGCGCATCTGCGACTACGGGGGACGAATGCCCCAAAACGTCGTGCTACCTGGTGACAAGTTCGGCACTACGGCGTTCACCTTTCAGCAGCACGACGATTTCAATTTTCCTCGGGATGGATGTGCGCCATGGTGCTCTCACGTTTTCAACTTTTGAGCCTATAAATGGTACAGTTCGGCTGGCATATCACTAAAACTTTGCCGGTAGGGTGTCGTTATATATTCGGTGACACTAACGGCGCAACGGCGCTAACTCCCGTGACCCAGATCGACTAAGGCCGTTATGAATAGCGAGGAACATAAGTGCTTATTTGCGCAACTTGACCACCGCCGCCTACGGCGGTGCACACACTCAACGAAAAAAGTGACTTTCAAGCACAGAATCTACAGTCGCGGGCAAAACTAACAGAATCCCATTCCTTATGCAATTGCCCTGAAAAAAGGGGTCCTTTAATGTAATAAACTGAACTTAACTGAACCCCGCCCCCCTTGTGTTCCGAACGTCGCCGCTCtgcatgggggcgccacctgatgaAGCCTACTGCTGTTGAGGCCCAGTTCGCCAATCTCCATAGCATGACTGCTTCGTGAGGTGGCGCCCTCATCCAAAGCGGCAAGGTTATAAAGATGAAGGAAGGCCTCCTACTGTTCGCCGCTACGGCTGAATGGATATcgtgcccggctgctgacccgcaagacgcAGATTCGATCCCGCCCGCAGCGGTTGCATTTAGTTTGAGGGGATAAGCacgagacccgtgtactgtgcgatttaaGTGCACGTTAGGGAATCTCAGTTGTTGAAAATTATCCACAGCTTTCCattatggcgtctctcatagactggATTGGTTTGGGCCActgaaccccataaaaccaaaccaaaggcTTACTTTTTCCCACGACTGTACGTTTTAAGCATACATACCACAGATATTGGTCCAGTGTTTGGAAGATGGACATTAAAAATAAAAGTTCGGAAACGAAATACAGGGCAAGAAAGTTGTTTCAGCATAGCAGGTGTTAGTGGCACGACTTTTTGCCGCCACTCGCTTGGCATTTTTCTCGCAAAGTCACCCTCGAGAGTCTAGTTTTTTCAAGAGGGAAAAAATAAAATCGGaattttaaaaacaaacaaattccTTCCGCCCTGGTTCTAAGTGTAAAGTGATTCCGACCCTCAGAACACTAATTCTGCCTCCCAAGCATGACGCTCACCACATTGCTATTATACATACAAGAAAGCAATTTTCGTCACTGTGCAAGATTATTCATGATCGTCCGCAACATTCAGAAGGCTAAGTAGCCAGCTAGATGACAGTGTTTCTCGCATACCGTACGTTCAGCGAATCGGAAGAGAAGGCGCCAACTCACTTTCGCTGGTAGGGGCATCTCCACTTCACGCTAAGTTCGGCGTCACAAGGTACGCTAAAAAGTCCCCTAGCGTCGGCGCTCCTGTAACCGTAGCGGCATCCCGCCACATACCAAGATGAATGCGTCCTTAACACACAACTCTTGTTTGTTCGCAATAACACATGCATTCACAGATTATGACTGCGCGCAAGGTACAATGCCAAAACATAAATGTCACAGCGCAAAATGCCGCTTTCAACGCAGTTATCTGACCTCCGGCTTCTCCATTCGCGAAACCCTGCTCCTCAGTTATCTCCAGCGCCTCCGTGCGGTCGCTTTGGGCAGCGCACCAAGCTCTTTCATAGGGGTACGGAAAAAATCTACGAGTATTAACTGCTATTGAAAATCCGTACTACCATTGTGCAAAGATTAGAGCTAAGACGGGTCTGCTTCAATTTAACTGAGTGGGGTTCTTGCGGCACGCACCGAATTCGCAACCTTCAAGGGGAAACTGGCCGTGCTCTTCCTTACCTTCAAGAAACTTCGAATCCTGGAAATGCATAACTAGCTTCACAACGTAGCCCAAAGAGATACCACCAAGGCTCTAAACCTCAAGGCATTAAATCTTGCAGAAGAATCGAACAGTAGATTAAGGAAGCTCCTGGGGACTTTTAAGCGATAAAAGCTTTTTCCTGTGAAAATATCTGTAGTAGATTCTTTCAGTTAACTACGTACATTCACATAACTATCACCTCGATTTATTTAACCCAATGGTCAATCTAAGACATAACACTTTCATTTTCGCTTCCGGACGAGGCCaaagcagatgcaaaaaaaaaggtgtgCTCTATACAGGATGCATTTGGAACAAACGTTCTTGATATAACAATGACTGGGATTTTTGAAATTGTACCAAAAGTGAAAAAATACGATGACCTCCAAAATTCATGGCAAATATTGCTGAATGTCCAGGTTTTTACTGGTTGCTTGTTGCTGTAAAGTTGTAAACCCCAGACTTCTAGGCAACAGATTTCGCAGTGCTTCCCTTGTAACATTAAATTTGCCCGTAATAACTAAATTCGAATAATTTTATCTTTTTAAAAATAAACGCGGGCGTGTACAAACTTTGGGAGTTGCGTTTATTCACATTTCATCAAGCCATTTCGGTTGCCTCGAAAAGAGGCTACGTACTACGGACTCCGGTCTTGTTAATGACCCAGTCTTATCTTTAAAGCGACCATTTTTAGAAAGCCAACATCTTACAATACACCTCTTTGTTTAAACTGAATGGGCTCCACCACTGCGAAACAAATTCTTTCGTAGCATTAGTTTGCCCAATGATATTTTCTTTGGAATCGGGTCTCAgttgcaataatttttttttcttacaccaAAGCACACGAAACTGTATTAttgcttttttctgcatataGGAAGGCTTAGTTGGACCCAATAGCAGAATCGCTCCATTGCCAGGAATTGAACGATCAAGCGACGGCCTGGCAGCTCACATGATCTATGAAATTGAGCAGAGGGATGCAGCGAACGCAGCTTTGTCTATGGATATGAACGGTAAGAAAATGGAGGCTGTGCACTTTATTACTTAAATCTTTCTGTAACTCAATGCACAACAAAACAGTATAGATGAGAAATGAGAATGGAAGAGCATATACGCTTGTCAGAAAATATAAGCACTTCAGTAGCTGTTTCTCATAGCCGATACCGCACGCAGTTCTACGATGTCCTGGTAGCGAACTTCAGCTTTAGTTACTTAAAAAAAATAGCGAATCCTCATTAATTGGAACTTCTCCGAAATTTAATTTGCTGTAATCACCACCCTTTTTATCATCGCCGTAGTCACAAGGTCCACAAGGAGGGCAGGATGTTTTCTTTATTTCGAATTAATATTCTGTGGCGCCAGCTCACGCCAACGTATGCCCATGAATTACGTAATCCCATGCGCACACCTTACTCTTTGCCACCGCTGCTGCGTCTGTGCACTTTCGGCATCCCCTCCGTTTCCCTaagtgaccatcggttatctgtcACAGGCATGCCCAGCTGATGCTCATTTTCGCGCGTTAATGGTAGGTAGAATACCGCAACCTTACTTCCATTTACCACCCAACTCTGTCCTATTTATGTTTGCTAGAGTAACCCCGCACTTTTCAAGTTTGCTTTCCCTCTCCAGTTATCACTGTACTTGCCTCCATAGTCAGAAGCTATACACCAGGAATTAGGTAAAGCAACAGAATCGCAAACTGAACCGCGTTCTCTCAGCGACAAAGCGCATATCATTACCGGTAGTTTCTGCGACGTTTTGAATTCAAACTGACGGCGCAGACACCTTCGATACTTCGTCCAGTAGGTCGCTTCGGTCGGGTATAAAAAATCACCGCGATGGAAGTCAGATTATTGGCACAAATATTATAGTCTGAGTCATGGATGGTAAAGCTTTTAAATGCTTTCCTTTACCTTTGCGCACAAAAGCTTCACCGCTGCAAAATAGACAGTGTACTCTCAAAGTCGACACTCCTAGAAGCCGCTTGTAGAAAGGTAGTTGTCTcagctttgttgttgttgttgttgttgttgttgttgttgttgttgttgttgttgttgttgttgttgttgttgttgttgttgttgttgttgttgttgttgttgttgttgttgttgttgttgttgttgttgttgttgttgttgttgttgttgttgttgttgttgttgttgttgttgttgttgttgttgttgttgttgttgttgttgttgttgttgttgttgttgttgttgttgttgttgttgttgtcctcatacaTTAGCACATGCCCGCACAAGGGGATCTGACAAGAACTGGGGGAAACAAAGAGTTTTTCGGATGAATTTTttcatggacgaaaataaaatgaatctTGAGGAAGAgagaagtaaataaaaagaagaaacacagaACTAAAACAGGAAATGCATAACGTATGcagaaacagaacaaaaaaaagcgGAGCAGGTTATGAATTACATAG
The genomic region above belongs to Amblyomma americanum isolate KBUSLIRL-KWMA chromosome 9, ASM5285725v1, whole genome shotgun sequence and contains:
- the LOC144104747 gene encoding uncharacterized protein LOC144104747, encoding MSKEDHSGRRLARAESLAYHYGDKRGVFYVDASGPHRGGWYTAAVVHKKATVNGLTFRAQNITHAEEAAIALAAADRDSRVIITDSRGACRNIEQGYIHFLAYRILQNSDYPGAPAPRTILWAPAHLGLKGNEMADASARALTVRVTTPSNTTVADPDPKPVFTFKEITQLYQSEHSIFPKPCKDLTKTEEHILLRLFTKTLLCPAVLKFFDPACTGKCPHCEENSSDIYHMVWACQSTPCLYSKPNPTPEDWEAALLNCSDLTSQKALVVRARAALEANGLL